The following proteins are encoded in a genomic region of Cryptomeria japonica chromosome 11, Sugi_1.0, whole genome shotgun sequence:
- the LOC131038180 gene encoding replication protein A 70 kDa DNA-binding subunit E-like: protein MPITELFHLTNNTLVDIIGLVLYVGDIIPIHKKDGSQTQKCLVKINDLSGSTIDINLWGLMAEQKGLELKNMLTNDSLLILALRNARVGYFNGKLINITAVTTLHINPSFPEAELLTLRGKDPLLVVPFVAQTIHIDGKYTRMTISSIREQMNIKLETIQTTLLVVLCFVNVNDQNFYYATCPLIVNGRPCKKKCTQHADDSWFCSRCQMSMQDYNYSYLLPLKLQDATGTLWATVFDEGAIHLLHKIAKQLYALQNNATTIETPSSVIKRLLSCYYSFIVLVSTETCNLETKMKVTVNKVSPIDFKAECHTLLAKIGCLSTET from the coding sequence ATGCCCATTACTGAATTGTTTCATCTAACAAATAACACACTGGTTGACATAATTGGTCTTGTTCTATATGTTGGAGATATCATTCCTATACACAAGAAAGATGGCAGTCAAACACAAAAATGTTTGGTGAAAATTAATGATCTATCTGgttcaacaattgacatcaacttaTGGGGTCTAATGGCAGAACAAAAGGGGTTGGAATTGAAAAATATGTTGACCAATGATAGTCTGCTTATCCTTGCTTTACGTAATGCTCGTGTTGGCTATTTCAATGGAAAGCTTATAAACATAACAGCTGTAacaacattacatatcaacccaAGTTTTCCAGAAGCAGAGCTTCTAACATTAAGAGGAAAGGACCCTTTGCTAGTTGTACCATTTGTTGCACAAACTATCCACATAGATGGCAAATATACTAGAATGACAATTTCTTCAATCCGTGAGCAGATGAACATCAAACTAGAAACAATTCAGACAACATTGCTAGTTGTTTTGTGCTTTGTGAACGTCAATGACCAAAATTTCTATTATGCAACTTGCCCACTAATAGTCAATGGAAGGCCTTGCAAGAAAAAATGTACACAACACGCTGATGATTCTTGGTTCTGCTCTAGATGTCAAATGAGTATGCAAGACTATAATTATAGTTACCTCTTACCTCTAAAGTTACAAGATGCCACAGGTACTCTATGGGCCACTGTGTTTGATGAGGGTGCAATTCACTTGCTACACAAAATTGCAAAACAACTCTATGCACTACAAAACAATGCAACAACAATAGAGACACCTTCTTCAGTGATCAAGAGACTACTGTCATGTTACTATTCGTTCATAGTGCTGGTTTCTACTGAGACATGTAATTTAGAAACCAAGATGAAAGTGACAGTCAATAAAGTTTCTCCTATTGACTTCAAAGCTGAGTGCCACACATTGCTTGCAAAAATTGGTTGCCTAAGTACAGAGACTTAA